One Roseofilum casamattae BLCC-M143 genomic region harbors:
- a CDS encoding GAF domain-containing protein yields MSQESLPKQAEKQLVTLGRTLQTLREEENLDVLIETTLNYVETEFAYDLIWIGLYDRREHRLFGKGGQIPAGGDRSILKQTFSLSPGDLFEQVVIQQKPASVPDLREERRAGDWRRLATKLNVQGTIIFPLRYRALCFGVVILGNPVWGASPRSDEKARLSMIFGELAAALNEVEAKWRREVSKQPDKPLLELLDRLRSLSDFRARLDAVVAKTHNFISPNRTNIYWFERERRYFWRRTGNLQKTPAQNSSSQGSSGITVQEVIGFYKALASDRLVSVGEARSSLKADTTSRLMQQIKARSMLAAPIIYQNELLGFLAVEGNEPRIWEEAERSYVRGAAQLIALMAPLEAMEVAVERAKQDQALTAELVRSIYSEDDWRQTLDRSAHLLCNRLGVERFLVLRYDRDYNVFEIICQSQPNTRRPVTSPLPFPDLEDWKWIDRSTSAISIENWDEEDRLIDWRSQFTQVGIRSLALCSTAIGHPIEALLAVGHDVTRNWDSTELELVRVVAQQLGLVLRQWQLHTLQRQQESLQSLIQWGQQASVGLDGDREALEEEAISRLSKVFNTPLALKISWSADNPHLGYITSAAITNVEFSVNANGQIDLTHDPLIQTVLARPGIHQLDGRELSPLTQQWLSGPSIGNILAIAFQGDERSFPLGIIILADASGRSWDERYLTALEIVVRQLAWSERIVKLSDRFYRDRDRVRQLNWYKQRRSEVTYRKLSVELKKLGSLGTPKDALTTTRYQQGLRSINATLSNLAQMLKDEQWELQRYQMTMPLVSLIKRALDRVDGLVKKRELFIRVQGQSAGINLTGDVLKLELIFHEILGITCRTAVAKSQVDIWCNGIAETEVPPHVKIATPLFDLSIVCASQLEGNVISEFQQGRSPDVLSPSLLDKPPGLFLFLCQSMIQHLGGNFNIYKLEENQVMLQLLLPIEPSV; encoded by the coding sequence ATGTCTCAGGAGTCTTTACCGAAACAAGCAGAAAAACAACTGGTTACCCTTGGTCGAACTCTCCAAACCCTACGGGAAGAGGAAAATCTTGATGTTCTCATCGAGACAACGCTCAATTATGTTGAAACCGAATTTGCCTACGATCTTATTTGGATCGGCTTGTACGATCGCCGAGAACACCGCTTATTTGGTAAAGGCGGCCAAATTCCTGCAGGTGGCGATCGCTCCATCCTGAAGCAAACCTTTTCTCTCTCTCCCGGCGACCTTTTCGAGCAAGTCGTGATTCAGCAAAAACCGGCTAGCGTTCCCGATCTGCGCGAAGAGCGGCGAGCTGGAGACTGGCGCAGACTGGCAACAAAATTAAACGTGCAAGGGACAATTATTTTTCCCCTGCGCTATCGCGCTCTTTGTTTTGGCGTCGTCATCCTCGGCAACCCAGTTTGGGGAGCGTCCCCTCGTTCCGACGAAAAAGCCAGACTTTCGATGATTTTTGGCGAGTTAGCGGCTGCTCTGAATGAAGTTGAAGCCAAATGGCGCCGGGAAGTCTCGAAACAGCCGGATAAACCCTTATTAGAATTATTAGATCGATTGCGATCGCTCTCTGACTTTCGCGCTCGCCTCGATGCTGTTGTCGCTAAAACTCATAACTTTATCAGCCCGAACCGCACCAATATCTATTGGTTCGAGCGCGAGCGCCGCTACTTTTGGCGACGCACGGGCAACCTGCAAAAAACCCCCGCCCAAAACAGCAGCTCTCAAGGCTCCTCCGGCATTACCGTGCAAGAAGTTATCGGGTTCTACAAAGCTCTAGCGAGCGATCGCCTCGTCTCTGTTGGCGAAGCCCGCAGCTCCCTGAAAGCGGACACTACCAGTCGCTTGATGCAGCAGATTAAAGCCCGCTCCATGCTCGCTGCTCCCATTATTTATCAAAACGAACTCCTCGGGTTCCTTGCCGTCGAAGGTAACGAACCCCGGATCTGGGAAGAAGCCGAGCGCAGCTACGTGCGCGGCGCCGCTCAACTCATTGCCCTCATGGCTCCCCTGGAAGCTATGGAAGTTGCCGTCGAGCGCGCCAAACAAGACCAAGCACTAACGGCCGAACTCGTCCGTTCTATCTACTCCGAAGACGACTGGCGCCAAACCCTCGATCGCAGCGCCCATCTGCTTTGCAACCGCCTCGGAGTCGAGCGCTTCCTCGTCCTGCGCTACGATCGCGACTACAACGTCTTTGAAATCATCTGCCAATCCCAACCCAATACTCGCCGTCCCGTTACCTCTCCCCTTCCGTTTCCCGACCTCGAAGACTGGAAATGGATCGATCGCTCTACCTCAGCGATCTCGATCGAAAATTGGGATGAAGAAGACCGGTTAATTGATTGGCGATCGCAATTTACGCAAGTTGGCATTCGCTCTCTTGCCCTTTGCAGCACCGCCATCGGCCACCCCATCGAAGCATTACTCGCTGTCGGCCACGATGTCACTCGCAACTGGGATAGTACGGAACTAGAGCTAGTGCGCGTCGTCGCCCAACAGCTCGGTTTAGTCTTGCGCCAGTGGCAACTCCATACCCTCCAACGACAACAAGAGAGCCTGCAATCCTTGATTCAATGGGGACAGCAAGCTAGTGTTGGGCTTGATGGCGATCGCGAAGCCTTGGAAGAAGAAGCCATCTCCAGGCTATCAAAAGTATTTAATACTCCTTTAGCATTAAAAATCAGTTGGTCGGCGGATAATCCCCATCTCGGATACATTACTAGCGCTGCCATTACCAATGTTGAGTTTAGCGTAAATGCCAACGGTCAAATTGACCTGACTCACGATCCGTTAATTCAAACTGTATTAGCTCGCCCCGGAATACATCAGTTGGACGGACGAGAACTCTCGCCTCTCACCCAACAGTGGTTGAGCGGGCCGAGTATTGGTAACATTCTGGCCATCGCCTTTCAAGGAGACGAACGCTCTTTTCCTCTCGGGATAATTATCCTCGCTGATGCCTCCGGACGGTCTTGGGACGAACGCTATCTGACGGCTCTAGAAATTGTGGTGCGCCAGTTAGCCTGGTCGGAGCGAATTGTGAAGCTGAGCGATCGATTCTATCGCGATCGCGATCGGGTACGACAGCTCAATTGGTATAAGCAACGGCGCAGCGAAGTAACCTATCGCAAACTGAGCGTAGAGTTGAAAAAATTAGGCAGTTTAGGGACTCCAAAAGATGCGTTAACGACCACGCGCTATCAACAGGGATTGCGATCGATTAATGCAACCTTGAGCAACCTAGCCCAAATGCTGAAAGACGAGCAATGGGAACTGCAACGCTACCAAATGACCATGCCTCTGGTTAGCTTAATTAAGCGCGCTCTGGATCGGGTGGATGGTTTAGTCAAAAAACGGGAATTATTTATTCGAGTTCAGGGGCAATCAGCTGGAATTAATTTAACGGGGGACGTGCTGAAGTTAGAACTTATTTTTCACGAAATTTTGGGAATTACCTGTCGCACTGCCGTCGCCAAAAGCCAAGTAGATATTTGGTGTAATGGTATTGCCGAAACTGAAGTTCCGCCGCACGTAAAGATCGCTACTCCGCTATTCGATCTGTCCATTGTCTGTGCCAGTCAGCTAGAAGGGAATGTAATTTCCGAGTTCCAACAGGGGCGATCGCCAGATGTTTTGAGTCCATCTTTACTGGATAAACCACCGGGGTTATTTTTGTTTTTATGCCAATCAATGATTCAACATTTAGGCGGTAATTTTAATATTTATAAACTCGAAGAGAATCAAGTTATGTTACAGCTATTATTGCCGATTGAACCTAGTGTTTGA
- a CDS encoding PEP-CTERM sorting domain-containing protein (PEP-CTERM proteins occur, often in large numbers, in the proteomes of bacteria that also encode an exosortase, a predicted intramembrane cysteine proteinase. The presence of a PEP-CTERM domain at a protein's C-terminus predicts cleavage within the sorting domain, followed by covalent anchoring to some some component of the (usually Gram-negative) cell surface. Many PEP-CTERM proteins exhibit an unusual sequence composition that includes large numbers of potential glycosylation sites. Expression of one such protein has been shown restore the ability of a bacterium to form floc, a type of biofilm.), producing the protein MTIKQRLTQVLMLGAMTAIASLGYSNSANAGSFIDTETSIGNGTAKFSPSDSEAVISATDAARVMSGSQTIYIGTQQVSGINQNPIIASFDPSNPDRNWVRNDYETTGADGRGRGLLWDGDSNLYGFFSVDGTQGLPSEDFREAASDATQPWLRSYGSGGGASVSVVGKLDPLTGDLVSAAYLSALLMNGNSNTLSVTDAEMLEFSDAHEGAELVVFASTFFGPRRPDGSLMERNPGSDLTSPFDYRVIFSNDLRTVLSTEAIGWDGRTSFTKLVDDVPDPEDPTSVPEPPLLLGLALALGGATLLKRKPLASDRRQNNYAPLAVRKIQD; encoded by the coding sequence ATGACTATCAAACAGAGACTGACCCAAGTCCTGATGCTGGGTGCAATGACCGCGATCGCCAGCCTCGGATACTCCAACTCTGCCAACGCAGGCAGTTTTATCGATACCGAAACGAGCATTGGCAACGGTACAGCCAAGTTTTCGCCCTCTGACTCGGAAGCAGTTATTTCCGCTACAGACGCTGCACGGGTGATGAGCGGCTCTCAAACGATCTACATTGGCACGCAACAAGTTTCCGGAATTAATCAAAATCCGATTATCGCCAGTTTCGACCCCAGCAACCCCGATCGCAACTGGGTACGCAACGACTACGAAACCACTGGCGCTGACGGTCGCGGTCGCGGACTACTCTGGGATGGTGACAGTAATCTCTATGGCTTCTTTTCCGTGGATGGTACTCAGGGTTTACCTTCAGAAGACTTTCGCGAAGCCGCTAGCGATGCCACTCAACCTTGGTTGCGCAGTTATGGCTCTGGCGGTGGAGCCAGCGTTAGCGTCGTGGGTAAGCTCGATCCATTAACCGGCGATCTGGTGAGTGCGGCTTATCTGAGCGCTCTCTTGATGAACGGTAACTCCAATACCTTAAGCGTTACCGATGCCGAGATGCTCGAGTTTTCCGACGCTCATGAAGGGGCCGAGCTAGTCGTATTTGCCAGTACTTTCTTCGGCCCGCGACGTCCCGATGGTAGCTTAATGGAGCGCAATCCGGGTAGCGATCTCACCAGTCCATTCGACTACCGAGTGATTTTCAGCAACGATCTGCGAACGGTTCTGAGCACGGAAGCTATCGGTTGGGACGGCCGCACCTCTTTCACCAAGCTCGTCGATGATGTTCCCGATCCCGAAGATCCGACTAGCGTTCCCGAGCCTCCTCTGCTGTTGGGACTCGCTCTGGCTCTGGGAGGAGCGACCTTATTAAAACGGAAACCCCTGGCGAGCGATCGCCGTCAGAACAATTATGCTCCCTTGGCTGTTCGCAAGATTCAAGATTGA
- a CDS encoding D-hexose-6-phosphate mutarotase, with protein MTIEQLNADYGIANQLQFIEGKGGLPIIAIANSKAKATISIYGGQVLSFQPSNAAEDVLFVSEKAYYQEGKAIKGGAPVCWPWFGPDPEGLGRPSHGFMRNRLWSVLGTETTANGDTLVKLGLTDTVETREIWPHNYELSIEFLVGETLVISSITKNTGSEPYSITQALHTYFTVGNINAIQVLGLDGANYIDKVDEMTEKQQDGAVTIAGEVDRIYATVSDKLTINDPSLSRQIQLTATGSKSAVVWNPWAEKAAKMGDLDDLEYLKFVCVETTNAGDDIVEIAPGSTHQLTVKIAAI; from the coding sequence ATGACTATCGAGCAGCTTAATGCAGACTATGGAATTGCCAACCAACTCCAGTTTATCGAAGGAAAGGGCGGCTTGCCGATAATTGCGATCGCCAATAGCAAAGCCAAAGCCACCATCTCCATCTATGGCGGACAAGTCCTCTCCTTCCAACCTAGCAATGCAGCGGAAGACGTTCTCTTTGTCAGCGAAAAAGCCTATTACCAAGAAGGGAAAGCCATCAAAGGCGGCGCTCCCGTCTGCTGGCCCTGGTTCGGCCCCGATCCGGAAGGCCTGGGTCGTCCCAGTCATGGATTCATGCGCAACCGGTTATGGTCGGTCTTAGGGACCGAAACCACAGCTAATGGAGACACCCTAGTGAAACTGGGTTTAACCGATACTGTGGAAACGCGAGAAATTTGGCCGCACAATTATGAATTGAGCATTGAATTTTTAGTTGGCGAAACCCTTGTAATTAGCTCGATTACTAAAAATACTGGTAGCGAACCCTATTCGATTACGCAAGCCTTACATACTTACTTTACCGTCGGCAATATCAACGCGATTCAAGTCTTGGGTTTAGACGGCGCAAACTATATTGATAAAGTCGATGAAATGACAGAAAAACAGCAAGATGGCGCAGTCACGATCGCGGGAGAAGTCGATCGCATTTATGCCACAGTTTCTGACAAATTGACGATTAACGATCCCTCCCTCTCTCGCCAGATTCAATTAACCGCAACCGGCAGCAAAAGCGCCGTAGTCTGGAATCCATGGGCGGAAAAAGCAGCAAAAATGGGAGACTTAGACGATCTGGAATATCTGAAATTTGTCTGCGTCGAGACGACCAATGCTGGAGATGATATCGTGGAAATTGCCCCAGGGAGCACGCATCAGTTAACCGTAAAGATCGCTGCAATTTAG
- a CDS encoding quinone-dependent dihydroorotate dehydrogenase translates to MLMWEQLVFQGFKVDPEHLHNLAIGGLGWLSHQEIFPASRLFEGWFGCQSERLQQTLWDVTFPNPVGLAAGYDKDSLAVGIWHRLGFGSAEMGTVTFHPQSGNPRPRLFRLSQDRAVLNRMGFNNRGAVAMAERLRDVTHCPVPHPIPIGINLGKSKITPLESAAEDYRQSFALLQNYGDYFVVNVSSPNTPGLRSLQDAGQLSLILQALQEENQGHKPLLVKIAPDLEYDAIADVLQLAQTYQLAGIIATNTTIDKTQLQTRVNPKTGCAIAEEMGGISGAPLFDKSTDIIRFIWENTNGQLPIIGVGGIFTAEDAWAKITAGASLVQVYTGWVYRGPWMVKDILTGLLQKLDESGLSSLSEAVGIGNIS, encoded by the coding sequence ATGTTAATGTGGGAGCAGTTAGTTTTTCAGGGATTCAAGGTCGATCCGGAACATTTGCATAATTTGGCGATCGGGGGATTGGGTTGGCTCTCTCATCAAGAGATTTTCCCAGCATCGAGGCTTTTCGAGGGCTGGTTCGGCTGCCAATCCGAGCGCCTGCAACAAACACTTTGGGATGTTACCTTTCCCAACCCGGTCGGATTAGCGGCTGGATACGATAAGGATAGTCTAGCTGTCGGCATTTGGCATCGTTTGGGATTTGGTTCTGCGGAAATGGGTACGGTTACCTTTCATCCTCAGTCGGGTAATCCCCGTCCCCGCTTATTTCGTTTGAGTCAAGACCGCGCCGTTTTAAATCGCATGGGATTTAATAATCGGGGAGCCGTTGCCATGGCAGAGAGGTTACGCGATGTTACCCATTGCCCAGTCCCCCATCCTATCCCAATTGGCATTAACCTAGGTAAATCTAAGATAACACCCTTAGAGTCGGCAGCCGAAGATTATCGCCAGAGTTTTGCTTTGCTTCAGAATTACGGAGATTATTTTGTAGTCAATGTATCTTCTCCCAATACACCGGGTCTGCGATCGCTGCAAGATGCGGGGCAGCTAAGTCTAATTCTACAAGCTCTGCAAGAGGAAAACCAGGGGCACAAACCCCTCCTGGTCAAAATTGCGCCGGATCTCGAGTACGATGCGATCGCTGATGTTTTGCAATTAGCCCAAACCTATCAACTGGCTGGAATTATTGCCACTAATACCACAATTGATAAAACCCAGCTCCAGACTCGGGTTAATCCGAAAACAGGTTGTGCGATCGCTGAGGAAATGGGAGGAATCAGTGGCGCTCCCTTGTTTGATAAATCTACGGATATCATTCGGTTTATTTGGGAAAACACTAACGGTCAGTTGCCCATTATCGGTGTCGGAGGAATTTTTACGGCTGAGGATGCGTGGGCGAAAATTACCGCCGGAGCTAGCTTGGTGCAGGTCTACACCGGATGGGTGTATCGCGGCCCGTGGATGGTGAAGGATATTTTAACCGGGTTGTTGCAAAAGTTGGATGAATCGGGGTTATCGAGCTTAAGCGAGGCGGTAGGAATAGGAAATATATCTTAA